Proteins encoded within one genomic window of Gloeobacter kilaueensis JS1:
- a CDS encoding DUF2555 domain-containing protein — MATSSRTKTLEDWTPQDVAELARRLEEDSYEHAFDALADWQVLKALQYRRPHLVDAYVHLLELEEDES, encoded by the coding sequence ATGGCGACTTCCAGCAGGACAAAGACCCTTGAGGACTGGACACCACAGGACGTTGCTGAACTCGCCCGCCGCCTGGAAGAGGACAGCTACGAGCACGCCTTCGACGCCCTCGCCGACTGGCAGGTACTCAAGGCGCTGCAGTACCGCCGCCCCCATCTGGTCGATGCCTACGTTCATCTTCTGGAATTAGAAGAAGACGAGTCATAG
- the dusB gene encoding tRNA dihydrouridine synthase DusB, with product MELSAAQRARLRPPLVIGPRQFTSRVLQSPLAGVTDRAFRQLVRHYAPGSLLFTEMVSASGLHYSRTVPRIMDIDEGETPIGIQLFDCRPDFLVEAARIAADQGADVIDINMGCPVNKITKNGGGSSLLREPQTAARIVEAVAAAVPLPVTVKTRLGWNDAEINILDFARLMQESGAALITIHARTRAQGFEGSARWEWIGRVKEQLTIPVIANGDIFSIDAAIRCLEVTGADGLMCSRGTMGSPHLVGQIDHYLRTGERLPEPSAAERLKLARLHLELLHRYLGEQGVRRARKHMGWYVRDFAGAATIRAQLTRIETVEQGDALLVQAIAQLSENPPLLAAIC from the coding sequence GTGGAACTTTCTGCTGCCCAGCGGGCGCGGCTGCGCCCGCCCCTGGTGATTGGCCCGCGCCAGTTTACCAGCCGCGTGCTGCAGTCGCCCCTGGCGGGGGTGACGGACCGGGCCTTTCGGCAGCTGGTGCGCCACTACGCTCCCGGCTCACTGCTGTTTACGGAGATGGTGAGTGCCTCGGGGCTGCACTACAGCCGTACCGTTCCTCGGATCATGGATATCGACGAGGGCGAGACGCCCATCGGCATCCAGCTTTTTGACTGTCGGCCCGACTTTCTGGTGGAGGCGGCCCGGATTGCCGCCGATCAGGGGGCCGATGTGATCGACATCAATATGGGCTGTCCAGTCAACAAGATCACCAAAAACGGCGGCGGCTCGTCGCTGTTGCGCGAGCCCCAGACGGCGGCGCGGATCGTCGAGGCGGTAGCGGCGGCGGTGCCATTGCCGGTCACGGTCAAGACCCGCCTGGGCTGGAACGACGCCGAAATCAACATTCTGGACTTTGCGCGCCTGATGCAAGAAAGTGGCGCAGCGCTGATTACCATCCATGCCCGCACCCGCGCCCAGGGCTTTGAGGGTTCTGCCCGCTGGGAGTGGATTGGCCGCGTCAAAGAGCAGTTGACCATCCCGGTGATTGCCAACGGCGACATCTTCTCGATCGACGCAGCGATCCGCTGCCTTGAGGTAACCGGTGCGGATGGGCTGATGTGCTCTCGCGGCACGATGGGTTCTCCCCATCTGGTGGGCCAGATCGACCATTACCTGCGCACCGGCGAGCGGCTGCCGGAACCTTCTGCTGCCGAGCGGCTCAAACTGGCCCGGCTGCACCTGGAACTGTTGCACCGCTACCTGGGCGAGCAGGGGGTGCGCCGCGCCCGCAAGCACATGGGCTGGTACGTGCGCGACTTTGCCGGAGCCGCCACGATCCGTGCCCAGTTGACGCGCATCGAGACAGTCGAGCAGGGAGACGCTCTGCTGGTTCAGGCGATTGCTCAGCTATCAGAAAACCCTCCGCTACTGGCCGCGATCTGTTAG
- a CDS encoding PD-(D/E)XK nuclease family protein, with protein sequence MVGPVACVSEGSERYYRVGEHLYPGVTTILAATRPPEAIEALERWRNRVGVEQAQAIQVAASGRGNRLHALVEQYLRGEPVDTDQAAALQPWWGSVQPALRQIADVRLVEAPLFHPVGCYGGTIDALCRFQGELVALDWKSAERPKRRAWLGDYPLQLAAYLGAVNRLYDLRVASGIIVLAHRQGAARIYRFSGPELRRYWFAWLKRLVQFWSTNDSDPRSAQIVEQIRTAYPAVGTQI encoded by the coding sequence ATGGTCGGGCCCGTCGCCTGCGTCAGTGAGGGAAGCGAACGTTACTACCGGGTCGGAGAACACCTCTATCCTGGTGTGACGACGATTCTGGCAGCCACTCGGCCACCGGAGGCAATTGAAGCGCTCGAGCGTTGGCGCAATCGGGTCGGCGTCGAGCAGGCTCAGGCCATTCAGGTTGCCGCCAGTGGTCGTGGCAACCGGTTGCATGCGCTCGTCGAGCAGTACCTGCGCGGCGAGCCGGTCGATACTGACCAGGCAGCGGCGCTGCAGCCCTGGTGGGGCAGCGTTCAGCCCGCCCTGCGCCAGATCGCCGACGTGCGTCTGGTCGAAGCGCCCCTGTTTCACCCAGTGGGTTGCTATGGCGGCACAATCGATGCGCTCTGCCGCTTCCAGGGCGAGCTGGTGGCGCTTGACTGGAAGAGTGCTGAGCGGCCCAAGCGACGCGCCTGGCTCGGAGACTATCCCCTGCAACTAGCGGCCTACCTGGGAGCGGTCAACCGCCTCTACGACCTGCGGGTCGCAAGCGGCATCATCGTGCTCGCCCACCGGCAGGGCGCTGCCCGCATCTACCGATTCAGTGGCCCGGAACTCCGCCGGTACTGGTTCGCGTGGCTGAAGCGGCTCGTCCAGTTCTGGTCAACCAACGACAGCGATCCGCGCTCTGCCCAGATCGTCGAGCAGATCCGAACAGCCTATCCGGCTGTTGGAACCCAGATTTAG
- a CDS encoding NUDIX hydrolase: protein MSAHAQPRGPSVVVVPEGDNRERLLCPDCGFIQYQNPLIVVGAVCHWQQRILLCRRAIEPRRGYWTMPAGYLELHESTEQGAMREAWEEARAQIEIEALLAVYSVLTISQVQLVYRARLLSGDVSPGPESLEVHLFEWNALPWEQLAFPSVRWALQHYAQSRALQQFAPFVKPTGESEELE, encoded by the coding sequence ATGTCTGCCCACGCTCAGCCTCGGGGACCATCGGTGGTCGTCGTTCCGGAGGGAGATAACCGCGAGCGGCTCCTCTGTCCGGACTGCGGCTTCATCCAGTATCAAAATCCGCTCATCGTCGTCGGTGCCGTCTGTCACTGGCAGCAGCGGATCCTGCTCTGTCGCCGGGCAATCGAACCGAGGCGAGGCTACTGGACGATGCCCGCCGGTTACCTGGAGTTGCACGAGAGCACCGAGCAGGGCGCGATGCGCGAGGCGTGGGAAGAAGCCAGGGCACAAATCGAGATCGAGGCGCTCCTCGCGGTCTACAGTGTGCTGACGATCAGCCAGGTCCAACTGGTCTACCGCGCCCGCCTGCTGAGCGGCGATGTCAGTCCCGGCCCCGAAAGTCTTGAGGTGCATCTATTCGAGTGGAACGCCCTGCCCTGGGAGCAACTGGCCTTTCCTTCGGTGCGCTGGGCACTGCAGCACTACGCTCAAAGTCGGGCACTCCAGCAATTTGCCCCTTTTGTCAAGCCGACCGGAGAGAGCGAAGAGCTGGAGTAA
- the psb28 gene encoding photosystem II reaction center protein Psb28: MAVAQFLDGVSEEITDIRVMASKYDNARKTALIYISKPKADLNQVMSFRMRDEEGEITCRDIRSKHLNGKFIGLEISHEMISEAAWDRFYRFMKRLGYAS, encoded by the coding sequence ATGGCAGTGGCGCAGTTTCTCGACGGGGTGAGCGAGGAGATTACCGATATTCGGGTGATGGCTTCTAAATACGACAACGCCCGCAAGACTGCCTTGATCTATATTTCCAAGCCAAAGGCTGACCTCAATCAGGTGATGAGCTTTCGGATGCGCGACGAAGAAGGCGAGATCACCTGCCGCGACATTCGCAGCAAACACCTCAACGGCAAATTCATCGGCCTCGAAATCAGCCACGAGATGATCTCAGAAGCGGCCTGGGACCGCTTCTACCGCTTTATGAAGCGCCTGGGCTACGCCTCTTAA
- a CDS encoding histidine triad nucleotide-binding protein: protein MSTDTIFGKILRKEIPAQIVFEDEQCLAFRDVNPQAPVHILIIPKKPLPQIEQMSAQDEGLVGHLFFVATEIARREGLGTGYRLLINNGPDGGQTVYHLHLHLLGGRPFGWPPG from the coding sequence ATGAGCACCGACACTATCTTCGGCAAAATTCTGCGCAAGGAGATCCCGGCCCAGATCGTCTTTGAAGACGAGCAGTGCCTCGCTTTTCGCGACGTCAATCCCCAGGCTCCGGTGCATATTCTGATCATCCCCAAAAAGCCCCTCCCTCAGATCGAACAGATGAGCGCCCAGGACGAGGGGCTCGTGGGCCACCTGTTCTTTGTCGCCACCGAGATCGCCCGCCGCGAAGGACTGGGCACCGGCTATCGCCTGCTTATCAACAACGGTCCTGACGGCGGCCAGACCGTCTACCACCTGCACCTGCACCTGCTCGGTGGCCGCCCCTTCGGCTGGCCGCCGGGGTAA
- a CDS encoding DUF362 domain-containing protein produces MSTVCLRRISTYDPAILAPGLVELLAPLGGIAAFVRPGDRVLLKPNLLTGARPAKACTTEPELVRQVALLVRAAGGEPFLGDSPAFGTSRGVAVANGLLPICEELGLPIVEFSSRRYRSVGQTFDHLRLGKEAMEADVLINLPKVKSHAQLTLTLAVKNLFGCVPGKLKAWWHMEAGKDSLRFGKMLVETAATLQPDLTIIDGIVGHEGNGPSGGEPRFLGLLGASSDVFALDWVFADLLGVAPEQLPVLRAALALGIGPSGFADIVIDGPPVAELRCPDWKLPQTMAPIDFGLPRVVRSTLRDLLIRLIREPLVGSTAGGRRALR; encoded by the coding sequence ATGAGCACTGTTTGCCTGCGCCGAATTTCTACTTACGATCCGGCCATACTCGCTCCGGGGCTTGTGGAGTTGCTTGCCCCCTTGGGCGGGATCGCTGCCTTCGTCCGCCCCGGCGACCGCGTCCTGCTCAAACCGAATTTGCTGACCGGGGCCAGGCCGGCCAAAGCTTGCACCACCGAGCCTGAACTGGTGCGCCAGGTCGCTTTGCTGGTGCGCGCCGCCGGCGGCGAACCTTTTTTGGGCGACAGCCCCGCCTTTGGCACCAGCCGGGGTGTGGCGGTGGCCAACGGTCTGCTGCCCATCTGCGAGGAACTGGGTCTGCCGATTGTCGAATTTTCTTCGCGCCGCTACCGCTCGGTGGGCCAGACCTTCGATCACCTGCGCCTAGGCAAGGAGGCGATGGAGGCGGACGTGCTCATCAACCTGCCAAAGGTCAAGTCCCACGCCCAGCTCACCCTCACCCTCGCCGTCAAAAATCTCTTTGGCTGCGTGCCGGGCAAGCTCAAAGCCTGGTGGCACATGGAGGCGGGCAAAGATAGCCTGCGCTTTGGCAAGATGCTCGTCGAGACCGCCGCCACCCTCCAGCCGGATCTGACGATCATCGACGGCATCGTCGGCCACGAGGGCAACGGCCCCTCCGGCGGTGAACCGCGTTTTTTGGGGCTGTTGGGGGCTTCGAGCGATGTCTTTGCCCTCGATTGGGTATTCGCCGATCTATTGGGGGTGGCACCGGAGCAGTTGCCCGTGCTCAGAGCGGCGCTGGCGCTGGGCATCGGCCCATCTGGATTCGCCGATATCGTCATCGACGGTCCACCGGTGGCGGAGCTGCGCTGTCCTGACTGGAAGCTGCCCCAGACGATGGCCCCGATCGACTTTGGCCTGCCGCGAGTGGTGCGCTCGACCCTGCGCGACCTGCTCATTCGCCTCATCCGCGAGCCCCTCGTCGGCAGCACCGCAGGCGGGCGGAGAGCACTGCGTTGA
- a CDS encoding LptF/LptG family permease, which produces MRASIARRLPFSLPGTTIMDRYLVSELLLPFLFGVAAFASIGMAIGSLFELVRLITESGLPILTALQVFALRLPQIITYTFPMSMLLATLIAFGRLSGDEEITVLQASGVSIYRIVAPTLVLSVVVSVITFVFNEVVVPTANQEANITLARAVGGGEKPKFSKDNILYPEYSWVTHQDGRREFGLNRLFYARRFSDGVMYGLTILDYSQADLNQVITADSATYDPASKSWRFHDGTSYVIDPGGNYRNILRFQEQQVKIDSTPLQFAQEARRPEEMTTGELRRYIHLAENARQDVKGLLVSLYQKYAIPSVCFAFALIGAPLGLRRQRTSNALGLGLSVLIIFTYYIFLFVAQALGQTGTLPPWLGAWLPALVTMAIGAWLLWRVNQ; this is translated from the coding sequence ATGAGAGCGAGTATTGCCCGCAGGTTGCCCTTCTCGCTGCCCGGCACGACGATCATGGATCGCTATCTGGTCAGCGAACTGCTGTTGCCTTTTTTGTTCGGCGTCGCCGCCTTTGCCTCGATCGGCATGGCGATCGGTTCGCTGTTTGAACTGGTGCGGCTCATCACCGAAAGCGGCCTGCCGATCTTGACCGCTCTGCAGGTTTTTGCGCTGCGCCTGCCGCAGATCATCACTTACACTTTTCCGATGTCGATGCTGCTCGCCACCTTGATCGCCTTTGGGCGGCTCTCGGGGGACGAAGAGATCACCGTCTTGCAGGCGAGCGGCGTGAGCATCTACCGGATCGTCGCGCCGACTCTGGTGCTGAGCGTAGTCGTGAGCGTGATTACCTTTGTCTTTAACGAAGTGGTGGTGCCGACGGCCAACCAGGAAGCCAATATCACCCTTGCCCGCGCCGTGGGCGGCGGCGAGAAGCCCAAATTTAGCAAGGACAATATTCTCTACCCTGAGTACAGCTGGGTGACGCACCAGGATGGCCGCCGCGAATTTGGCCTCAATCGCCTCTTTTATGCCCGCCGCTTCAGCGACGGGGTGATGTACGGCCTCACCATCCTCGACTACAGCCAGGCGGATCTCAATCAGGTGATCACCGCCGACTCGGCCACCTACGACCCGGCGAGCAAAAGCTGGCGCTTCCACGACGGCACCAGCTACGTCATCGACCCCGGCGGCAACTACCGCAACATCCTGCGCTTTCAGGAGCAGCAGGTCAAAATTGACAGTACCCCGCTGCAGTTCGCTCAAGAAGCGCGCCGGCCCGAGGAGATGACCACCGGCGAACTGCGCCGCTACATTCATCTGGCCGAAAATGCCAGGCAGGATGTCAAGGGATTGCTCGTGAGCCTCTACCAGAAGTACGCCATCCCGAGCGTCTGCTTTGCCTTTGCGCTCATCGGCGCGCCCTTGGGCCTGAGGCGACAGCGCACCAGCAACGCCCTCGGCCTCGGCTTGAGCGTGCTCATCATCTTTACTTATTACATCTTTTTGTTCGTCGCCCAGGCTCTGGGCCAGACCGGCACCCTGCCGCCCTGGCTCGGTGCCTGGCTACCGGCTCTGGTGACGATGGCGATCGGTGCCTGGCTTTTGTGGCGCGTCAACCAGTAA
- the glgA gene encoding glycogen synthase GlgA: MKVLFVSAECTPLAKVGGLADVVGSLPLALAKLGVDVRIALPYYGFLGQLPKSEEPVWTGSAMFQRLEIYESHLPESDIPLYLVGHPAFANDRIYGSEDEAWRFTLFSRTVAEFIWRGGWDPQVLHCHDWHTALLPLWMRAMPVMTVYTIHNLAYQGPPLAGFRSFVDVPYDTGAWNPMAAGIIHSDAITTVSPTYAREICSPEYGERLDGLLRAQGGRLTGILNGINTDALDPATDKYLPVNFDAASLELRVENKLALQRELGLEVNPYRMLVGIVSRLVDQKGFDLLAPLWDIWMNNSAAQVVVLGSGDPFYEFLFRGAAERYPERVRAFLRYDGALSQRIYGGADLFLMPSRFEPCGIGQMIALRYGAVPLVRKTGGLADTVHFHNPIDEEGNGFLFDRYEPQSLLAMLFRSEEAFRYRDYWQRLQLRGMQADLSWKVSAGRYLDLYGQLVARIG, encoded by the coding sequence GTGAAGGTACTGTTTGTGTCGGCGGAGTGTACGCCCCTGGCCAAGGTGGGAGGGCTCGCGGATGTGGTGGGCTCGCTGCCCCTGGCTCTCGCAAAGCTGGGGGTAGATGTGCGCATTGCTCTACCGTACTACGGCTTTTTAGGACAGCTCCCCAAGTCGGAAGAGCCCGTCTGGACTGGCAGTGCGATGTTCCAGCGCCTGGAAATCTACGAGTCGCACCTGCCGGAAAGCGACATTCCGCTGTATCTGGTGGGCCATCCGGCCTTTGCCAACGACCGCATCTACGGCTCGGAGGACGAGGCGTGGCGCTTTACGCTCTTCTCGCGCACGGTGGCCGAATTTATCTGGCGGGGCGGCTGGGATCCGCAGGTGCTGCACTGCCACGACTGGCACACGGCGCTGTTGCCCCTGTGGATGCGGGCGATGCCTGTAATGACCGTCTATACTATTCATAATCTTGCCTACCAGGGGCCGCCCCTCGCCGGCTTCCGGTCCTTCGTCGATGTTCCCTACGACACCGGTGCCTGGAATCCAATGGCTGCAGGCATCATCCACAGCGACGCGATCACCACCGTCTCGCCCACCTACGCACGCGAAATTTGCTCCCCCGAATACGGCGAGCGCCTCGACGGCCTGTTGCGCGCCCAGGGGGGGCGGCTCACGGGCATCCTCAACGGCATCAACACCGACGCCCTGGACCCTGCCACCGACAAATATTTACCCGTCAACTTCGACGCTGCCAGCCTGGAGTTGCGCGTCGAGAACAAGCTCGCCCTCCAGCGCGAACTGGGGCTTGAGGTCAATCCCTACCGGATGCTGGTGGGCATCGTCTCCCGCCTGGTCGATCAAAAGGGCTTCGATCTGTTAGCTCCGCTGTGGGATATCTGGATGAACAACAGCGCCGCCCAGGTGGTCGTACTCGGGAGCGGCGATCCGTTTTATGAGTTTCTGTTTCGGGGTGCGGCGGAGCGCTATCCGGAGCGGGTGCGCGCCTTTTTGCGCTACGACGGGGCGCTCTCCCAGCGCATCTACGGCGGGGCGGATCTGTTTTTGATGCCATCGCGCTTTGAACCCTGCGGCATCGGCCAGATGATCGCCCTGCGCTACGGAGCGGTGCCGCTGGTGCGCAAGACAGGCGGGCTCGCCGATACGGTCCACTTTCACAACCCGATCGACGAAGAAGGGAACGGCTTTCTTTTTGACCGCTATGAGCCTCAGAGTTTGCTCGCGATGCTCTTTCGTTCGGAGGAAGCGTTTCGCTACCGCGATTACTGGCAGCGGCTGCAACTGAGGGGAATGCAGGCGGACTTGAGCTGGAAGGTCTCCGCTGGGCGCTACCTGGACCTTTATGGGCAACTGGTGGCCCGCATCGGGTGA
- a CDS encoding potassium channel family protein — MNGTAAERLRQFRRRLLNILGIVVALYLIGVTGYVAIEHWSPLDALYMTVSTLSGISDSDAGTLTAPGKIFTIFLILLGVTALGFLINQVVQALGEGYLQEGLQFTRGQRMLSRLQDHFIVCGYGRMGSRICEELAHDHAPFVVVEADPKAASQARAKEYLLVEGDASDDETLIAAGIERSRCVICALPSDADNLFIVLSARNLNAGVRTITRASSEEAAVKLRRGGADEVVSPYTTGARRMAAIALRPGVVDFIETAISGSNRSLFIEEFQIDRPQCPFVGLPLNQTDLRNKSGALIVAIRRADGSLIGNPNGETILASGDMLFCLGTRPQLRILADVLLPIKA, encoded by the coding sequence GTGAACGGCACCGCCGCCGAGCGGCTGCGCCAGTTTCGCCGCCGCCTCCTCAACATTCTGGGCATCGTCGTCGCTCTGTACCTGATCGGCGTGACCGGGTACGTCGCGATCGAGCACTGGTCGCCCCTGGACGCGCTTTATATGACCGTGAGCACCCTCTCAGGCATCAGCGACAGCGACGCCGGTACGCTCACGGCCCCAGGTAAGATATTTACGATATTTTTGATTCTCCTCGGTGTCACTGCCCTCGGCTTTTTGATCAATCAAGTTGTTCAGGCGCTGGGCGAGGGCTATCTTCAAGAGGGATTGCAGTTCACTCGCGGCCAACGGATGCTCAGCCGACTTCAAGATCACTTTATCGTCTGCGGTTATGGCCGGATGGGCAGCCGGATCTGCGAGGAACTTGCCCACGATCATGCCCCCTTCGTCGTCGTCGAAGCCGATCCAAAGGCGGCGAGCCAGGCCAGAGCAAAGGAGTACCTGCTCGTCGAGGGCGATGCCAGCGACGACGAAACCTTGATCGCCGCCGGTATCGAGCGCTCGCGCTGCGTCATCTGCGCTCTGCCCTCCGACGCGGACAATCTGTTCATCGTTCTCTCGGCGCGCAACCTCAACGCGGGAGTGCGCACGATCACCCGCGCCAGCAGCGAAGAAGCTGCGGTCAAGTTGCGCCGGGGCGGGGCGGATGAAGTCGTCTCCCCCTATACCACCGGGGCGCGGCGGATGGCGGCGATTGCTCTGCGTCCCGGCGTCGTGGACTTTATCGAGACGGCCATCAGCGGCAGCAACCGCTCCCTTTTTATCGAAGAATTTCAGATCGATCGCCCCCAGTGCCCGTTCGTCGGCCTGCCCCTCAACCAGACGGACCTGCGCAACAAGAGCGGTGCCCTCATCGTCGCCATCCGCCGCGCCGACGGCTCGCTCATCGGCAACCCCAACGGCGAGACGATTCTCGCTTCTGGGGACATGCTCTTTTGTCTGGGCACCCGCCCCCAGCTACGGATTCTTGCGGATGTGCTGCTGCCAATCAAAGCCTGA
- the nagA gene encoding N-acetylglucosamine-6-phosphate deacetylase, translating to MQQIHNARWVGDGGTYSLLVDGGRLLQVKPGGGSWSEAGRTIDLAGGWVSPGLVDLQLNGALGVEFSELSPEAGLEQLERIAAYLWSIGIAAWLPTLISVPVGKLHQAMEIIARFQPKAGRARILGVHLEGPFLNPEYEGAHMRQYLLPLTIEDAKAVLGDHSALVRLITLAPELDPDERVIPWLVERGIAVSLGHTAATFEQAGRAFDRGARLVTHIFNAQRPFHHREPGVVGAALLDRRVQCLCIPDGIHLHPATVRLLLALKGTDALIPVSDAVAPLGIADGEYDWHGLRITVQAGQVTLADGRLAGSALSLTDVLVRLIEQGDLDRGSALSMAAVAPRRALGLTVGWPTASDGDDLLFWPAHRSRPVRLDDL from the coding sequence ATGCAGCAGATCCACAACGCTCGCTGGGTGGGAGACGGCGGTACCTATAGCTTACTGGTCGATGGGGGACGCCTGCTGCAGGTAAAACCGGGGGGCGGCAGCTGGAGTGAAGCCGGACGGACGATCGATCTGGCGGGTGGCTGGGTGAGTCCGGGACTGGTCGATCTGCAGCTCAACGGCGCTCTGGGCGTCGAATTTTCAGAACTTTCTCCCGAGGCGGGCCTGGAGCAGTTAGAGCGGATCGCTGCGTATCTGTGGTCGATCGGGATCGCCGCCTGGCTGCCGACGCTTATCAGCGTGCCGGTGGGCAAGTTGCACCAGGCGATGGAGATTATTGCCCGGTTTCAGCCCAAAGCAGGCCGCGCCCGCATTTTGGGCGTTCACTTAGAAGGCCCCTTCCTCAATCCGGAGTACGAAGGGGCGCACATGCGCCAGTATCTGCTGCCGCTCACGATCGAGGATGCCAAGGCGGTCCTGGGGGATCACAGCGCCCTGGTCAGGCTCATCACCCTCGCTCCGGAGCTGGACCCGGACGAGCGCGTGATTCCCTGGCTGGTGGAGCGGGGCATCGCCGTGAGCCTGGGCCACACCGCCGCCACCTTCGAGCAGGCCGGGCGCGCCTTCGATCGGGGGGCGCGGCTGGTCACGCACATCTTCAACGCCCAGCGCCCCTTTCATCACCGCGAACCGGGGGTGGTGGGCGCTGCCCTGCTCGATCGGCGCGTGCAGTGCCTGTGCATCCCCGACGGCATCCACCTCCACCCGGCCACCGTCCGGTTGCTGCTGGCCTTAAAAGGGACAGATGCTCTGATCCCGGTGAGCGACGCAGTCGCTCCCCTGGGGATCGCCGATGGCGAGTACGACTGGCACGGCCTGAGGATCACCGTCCAAGCGGGCCAGGTGACGCTCGCGGACGGACGGCTCGCCGGCAGTGCCCTCAGCCTGACGGACGTGCTGGTGCGCCTGATCGAACAGGGCGATCTCGATCGCGGCAGTGCGCTCTCGATGGCTGCTGTCGCCCCGCGCCGCGCCCTGGGTCTAACGGTCGGCTGGCCCACAGCCAGCGACGGCGACGATCTGCTCTTCTGGCCTGCCCATCGCTCCCGGCCCGTGCGGCTGGACGACCTGTGA
- a CDS encoding NIL domain-containing protein → MRKRVILTFPPAVVHMPVTYRLAKDYNIASNILRAHVAPDEVGKLAVELSGDIDQIEAAVHWMRDQGIDVSLMGGEIVIDEALCVHCGLCTGVCPTAALTLQSETFLLQFRRSRCIVCEQCIPVCPTAAISTNL, encoded by the coding sequence ATGCGAAAGCGCGTCATTTTGACCTTTCCGCCCGCCGTCGTCCATATGCCGGTCACCTATCGGCTTGCCAAGGACTACAACATCGCAAGCAACATCCTGCGCGCCCACGTCGCCCCCGACGAGGTGGGCAAACTGGCAGTCGAACTCTCGGGCGACATCGATCAGATCGAAGCAGCGGTCCACTGGATGCGCGATCAGGGCATCGATGTTTCGCTGATGGGGGGCGAGATCGTCATCGACGAGGCGCTGTGCGTCCACTGTGGCCTGTGTACCGGCGTTTGCCCGACCGCAGCCCTCACCCTCCAGAGCGAGACTTTTTTGCTGCAGTTTCGCCGTTCGCGCTGCATCGTCTGCGAGCAGTGCATCCCGGTCTGCCCGACGGCGGCGATCTCCACCAACCTCTAA
- a CDS encoding glycosyltransferase translates to MKILQIIHSAHPAGGGPIEVIRQLGSALVERGHSVEVLCLDAPTAPWLKDFPLSVNALGPGHTGYGYTPRLVPWLRAHRHRYDHVLVNGLWQFTSLGTWLALRGTSTPYSLFVHGMLDPYFNRAYPLKRLKKQLYWPWGEYRVLRDAQAVLFTCKQEEDLAAESFWPYRCQTAIVSLGIRAEAAGPALFYRHFPHLQGGRLVLFLGRLHPKKGCDLLIEAFARVAKTDEALQLVIAGPDPLGWQDSLRQLAVRLEIASRVHWCGPLAGPLKWAALAAAEIFVLPSHQENFGLSIVEALASGLPVLITDKVNIWQEVKEDGAALVAADTLAGATQLLEGWLGLSLEQREQMRSRARECFARRFTIAQSVAALLDALAPSPRLPRL, encoded by the coding sequence GTGAAAATTCTCCAGATAATCCACTCCGCCCATCCCGCCGGGGGTGGCCCGATCGAGGTGATCCGCCAGCTGGGCAGCGCTCTTGTCGAGCGCGGTCATTCTGTCGAGGTGCTCTGCCTGGACGCGCCCACAGCTCCCTGGCTCAAGGATTTTCCGCTTTCTGTTAACGCCCTCGGTCCCGGCCACACCGGCTACGGTTACACGCCGCGCCTCGTGCCCTGGCTACGCGCCCACCGCCACCGCTACGACCACGTGCTCGTCAATGGCCTCTGGCAGTTTACGAGCCTCGGCACCTGGCTCGCTCTGCGCGGCACGTCCACCCCCTACAGCCTGTTCGTCCACGGGATGCTCGACCCGTACTTCAACCGCGCCTACCCGCTCAAGCGCCTCAAAAAGCAGCTCTACTGGCCCTGGGGCGAGTACAGGGTCCTGCGCGATGCCCAGGCGGTGCTCTTTACCTGCAAGCAGGAAGAAGACCTCGCTGCCGAATCGTTCTGGCCCTACCGCTGCCAGACGGCGATCGTTTCTCTGGGCATTCGGGCCGAAGCCGCCGGTCCTGCCCTTTTTTATCGCCACTTTCCCCACCTGCAGGGCGGGCGGCTGGTGCTTTTTCTGGGCCGCCTCCATCCTAAAAAAGGCTGCGACCTGCTCATCGAAGCCTTTGCCCGCGTCGCCAAAACCGACGAGGCTTTGCAGCTGGTGATCGCTGGACCGGACCCGCTGGGCTGGCAGGATAGTCTCCGGCAGCTCGCTGTGCGCCTGGAGATCGCCTCCCGCGTCCACTGGTGCGGTCCACTCGCCGGACCCCTCAAGTGGGCGGCTCTGGCCGCCGCTGAGATCTTTGTTCTCCCTTCGCACCAGGAAAATTTTGGCCTCAGCATCGTCGAAGCCCTCGCCTCTGGCCTGCCGGTCCTGATCACCGATAAGGTGAATATCTGGCAGGAGGTAAAAGAAGACGGAGCGGCCCTGGTAGCCGCCGACACGCTCGCGGGGGCCACACAACTGCTCGAAGGCTGGCTTGGCCTCTCCCTCGAACAACGGGAGCAGATGCGTTCGCGGGCCAGAGAATGCTTTGCCCGGCGCTTTACGATCGCGCAATCCGTCGCTGCGCTGCTCGACGCCCTCGCCCCCAGTCCCCGTCTCCCACGGCTATAG